One segment of Paenibacillus rhizovicinus DNA contains the following:
- a CDS encoding LacI family DNA-binding transcriptional regulator, translating to MATIKDIAKQAGVSISTVSYALNGSPKVTPETTERILAIAKELNYIPNAAARSLKTRETKIIGIFLTDFSGAFYGDLLQGTKETLTRKGYELIVCSGKQSHWMLPERMIDGAIILDVTFDSEDLIRYADRGHKLVVLDRELAHPNINQVLLDNKAGATLATEYLIEEGHREIYAVTGPGSSYDSKQRLQAVMQVVERTAGVQLHVIEGDFNKEGGELAAKAIMAGRRDGQAAAAVFCFNDEMAIGMMNYIAEHHSDIQVGEHIHIIGFDNMELASYSQPRLSTIDYSKRKWGALAAEQLVKLINSDAVENERIYVTLLKGKSVGTSK from the coding sequence ACGAATACTGGCTATCGCGAAAGAATTGAACTATATTCCGAACGCTGCTGCTAGATCGCTCAAGACAAGGGAAACGAAGATCATCGGTATCTTCCTTACGGATTTCAGCGGCGCATTCTATGGCGATCTCCTGCAAGGAACGAAGGAGACATTGACTCGCAAAGGCTACGAGCTCATCGTATGCAGCGGCAAGCAGTCCCATTGGATGCTGCCCGAGCGCATGATAGACGGCGCTATTATCTTGGACGTGACCTTCGACAGCGAGGATCTGATTCGCTACGCGGACCGCGGGCATAAGCTGGTCGTACTGGACCGGGAGCTGGCGCATCCGAACATCAACCAAGTGCTGCTGGACAACAAAGCGGGAGCTACGCTCGCAACCGAATATCTGATCGAAGAAGGACACCGGGAGATTTACGCGGTAACGGGACCGGGCAGCTCCTATGATTCGAAGCAGCGCCTGCAAGCGGTCATGCAAGTCGTAGAGCGGACTGCCGGCGTTCAACTGCACGTTATTGAAGGCGATTTCAACAAGGAAGGCGGAGAACTCGCCGCCAAGGCAATCATGGCAGGCAGACGGGACGGGCAGGCCGCCGCGGCCGTGTTTTGTTTCAATGACGAGATGGCGATCGGCATGATGAATTACATCGCGGAGCATCACTCGGATATACAGGTCGGGGAGCACATACATATCATTGGTTTCGATAATATGGAACTGGCTTCGTATTCCCAGCCGCGTTTATCCACGATCGATTATTCGAAGCGCAAATGGGGCGCGCTTGCCGCGGAACAGCTGGTGAAGCTTATCAATAGCGATGCGGTGGAGAATGAAAGGATCTATGTAACCCTATTGAAGGGGAAATCAGTCGGGACATCCAAGTAG
- a CDS encoding ABC transporter permease, whose amino-acid sequence MQVISRVKLHSRNVLQEIWKNKVMFLMLLPIIVYFVVFHYLVMPGAYVAFVDFNIRNGIFGSKFVGLDNFQFLFKNGDLWNITKNTLLYNFVFLALGNVIQIVFAVMLAEISGKWFKKITQSVLLLPYFISMVIVGVFAYNMFNYDSGFVNTVLTSLGFERYEFYSNPDIWKYIIVAFKIWSATGYGMIVYLATITGISNELYEAAYMDGASKWQRIRHMTLPMLKPTFILLLLFGLGGILKGSFDLFYNLIGTNSVLYPQTDIIDTYVFRSLVGQFNFSMGAAVGFYQSIFGLVIVLVVNLIVRKIEPDSALF is encoded by the coding sequence ATGCAGGTCATCAGTAGAGTCAAGCTTCATAGCCGTAATGTACTGCAGGAGATTTGGAAGAACAAAGTGATGTTCCTTATGCTTTTGCCCATCATCGTATACTTTGTTGTTTTTCACTATTTGGTCATGCCGGGGGCTTATGTCGCGTTTGTCGACTTTAATATCCGGAACGGCATCTTCGGCAGCAAATTCGTCGGACTGGACAATTTTCAATTCCTGTTCAAGAACGGCGATCTGTGGAACATCACGAAGAACACGCTGCTTTACAACTTTGTATTTCTCGCGCTGGGCAACGTTATCCAAATCGTCTTTGCCGTAATGCTCGCCGAAATTTCGGGCAAATGGTTCAAGAAGATTACGCAATCCGTTCTCCTGCTTCCATACTTCATCTCGATGGTTATCGTCGGCGTATTTGCCTACAACATGTTCAATTACGACTCCGGCTTCGTCAATACGGTCCTGACCTCGCTCGGCTTCGAGCGCTACGAGTTCTATTCCAACCCTGACATTTGGAAGTACATCATCGTCGCGTTCAAGATTTGGAGCGCAACCGGTTACGGCATGATCGTCTACCTGGCCACGATTACGGGCATCAGCAATGAGCTCTATGAAGCGGCATACATGGATGGGGCCAGCAAATGGCAGCGCATCCGCCACATGACCTTGCCGATGCTGAAACCGACGTTCATTCTGCTGCTGCTGTTCGGACTTGGCGGCATTCTCAAAGGCTCGTTCGATCTGTTCTACAACTTGATCGGCACCAACTCGGTGCTCTATCCGCAAACGGATATCATCGATACGTACGTCTTCCGCAGCCTCGTCGGGCAGTTCAACTTCTCCATGGGCGCGGCAGTCGGATTCTATCAATCGATCTTCGGTTTGGTCATCGTATTGGTCGTTAATTTAATCGTTCGCAAAATCGAGCCGGATAGCGCTTTATTCTAG